A region of Saccharococcus thermophilus DNA encodes the following proteins:
- the trpD gene encoding anthranilate phosphoribosyltransferase — MLKQLLHKCVDGYVLTEEEAYEAMMTIMSGEATASQIASFLSILRLRGETVDELTGFVRAMRSRMMALDYEEEVIDTCGTGGDGASTFNISTAAAIVVSSLGVKVAKHGNRAVSSKSGSADVLEALRIGIQTTPEEAKKALKTKGLAFLFAPLYHSAMKHAALPRKEIGFRTVFNLIGPLANPARCKRQVIGVYSTQYAEKLAETLRRLGSEHVLFVTGKDGIDECSIAAETDVVELKHGEIRRFVITPEQYGLARGKLEHIQVHTVQQSAELLKAVMEGKANESATNIVIFNAGVALYAAGKAGTIHEGVEMAKEALMTKKAYEQFERLRLKEVEQYA, encoded by the coding sequence ATGTTGAAACAACTTCTTCATAAATGTGTTGACGGATATGTGCTGACGGAGGAAGAAGCGTATGAAGCGATGATGACGATTATGTCCGGGGAAGCGACGGCGAGCCAAATTGCCAGCTTTTTATCGATTTTGCGCTTGCGCGGGGAAACGGTCGATGAATTGACGGGATTCGTGAGAGCGATGCGCAGTCGCATGATGGCCCTCGATTATGAAGAAGAAGTCATCGATACGTGCGGAACGGGAGGGGACGGGGCATCGACGTTCAACATTTCCACGGCAGCAGCGATCGTTGTTTCCTCGCTCGGCGTCAAAGTGGCGAAGCACGGCAATCGCGCCGTTTCCTCCAAAAGCGGAAGCGCGGATGTGTTAGAAGCGCTTCGCATTGGCATTCAAACAACTCCAGAGGAAGCGAAAAAAGCGTTAAAAACGAAAGGATTAGCGTTTTTATTTGCGCCGCTGTATCATTCGGCGATGAAACATGCCGCACTGCCGCGGAAAGAGATCGGATTTCGCACCGTATTTAATCTCATTGGGCCGCTGGCCAATCCAGCGCGCTGCAAGCGGCAAGTCATCGGCGTTTATTCAACGCAGTATGCGGAAAAACTTGCGGAAACGCTGCGCCGCCTTGGCTCTGAACATGTTTTATTCGTAACGGGAAAAGATGGGATCGATGAATGCAGCATTGCCGCGGAAACGGATGTGGTCGAACTGAAACACGGAGAAATTCGCCGCTTTGTCATCACGCCCGAACAATACGGGCTTGCGCGCGGAAAATTGGAACATATCCAAGTGCACACCGTGCAGCAGAGCGCCGAACTGTTAAAAGCGGTGATGGAAGGAAAGGCCAATGAAAGTGCGACCAATATCGTCATTTTCAATGCCGGCGTCGCCTTATATGCGGCCGGGAAAGCGGGCACGATTCACGAAGGGGTGGAAATGGCGAAAGAAGCGCTGATGACAAAGAAAGCGTATGAACAATTCGAGCGCCTGCGCTTGAAAGAGGTGGAACAATATGCTTGA
- the trpE gene encoding anthranilate synthase component I: protein MSNYTLAAFLEDARHFRTIPIVRRFLADVFEPLKIFENLREDAVFLLESKDDQSPWARYSFIGLSPFLTLESETGHTFSVIDGHGEEIAKTSSLKEAFCSIEQKLCVKRLNEAVPFTGGAVGFLGYDFISAIEKVPIHPNRDLSMKIGYFIFCESLIVLDHYKRELVFIHYVRLTERDTEETKKQKYEQGLKRIAALMKKAASGRAERLLLLDHADEETGVSFQGVISNYDKARFLQDVETIKRYISSGDVFQAVLSQRFAVPIRVSGFQVYRMLRHINPSPYMFYFRLDDLEIVGSSPEKLIQVYNRQMEIHPIAGTRRRGRSTEEDERLADELYHDPKERAEHYMLVDLARNDIGKVAKYGTVRTPVLMEIGKFSHVMHLISKVTGELKEEVHPIDALLAAFPAGTVSGAPKVRAMQILQELEPTARSLYAGTIAYIGFDGNIDSCIAIRTAIVKDGCAYVQAGAGIVADSVPELEWKETRNKASALMKAIERAEQLFMRGESLYVETTSS, encoded by the coding sequence ATGTCCAACTACACGCTTGCCGCATTTTTGGAGGATGCGCGCCATTTCCGCACGATTCCGATTGTGCGCCGCTTTTTAGCCGATGTATTCGAGCCGCTTAAAATCTTTGAAAATTTGCGCGAGGATGCGGTGTTTTTGCTAGAAAGTAAAGATGACCAGTCGCCGTGGGCTCGCTATTCTTTCATCGGCTTGTCGCCGTTTTTGACGTTAGAAAGTGAAACCGGTCATACGTTTTCTGTCATTGATGGGCACGGTGAAGAAATAGCAAAAACTTCTTCGCTGAAGGAAGCGTTTTGCTCTATCGAACAGAAGCTTTGCGTCAAGCGGCTGAACGAAGCGGTTCCGTTTACCGGCGGCGCGGTTGGTTTTTTGGGATATGACTTTATTTCCGCCATCGAAAAAGTTCCCATTCATCCCAACCGAGACCTTTCCATGAAGATCGGCTATTTCATTTTTTGCGAGTCTTTGATCGTATTGGACCATTATAAACGCGAACTTGTCTTTATTCATTACGTCCGTTTAACGGAGCGAGATACGGAAGAAACAAAGAAGCAAAAGTATGAACAAGGGCTTAAACGGATCGCCGCCTTAATGAAAAAAGCAGCAAGCGGAAGAGCAGAGCGTTTGTTATTGCTTGATCACGCGGACGAAGAAACGGGTGTTTCCTTTCAAGGGGTTATCTCCAATTATGACAAAGCAAGATTTTTACAAGATGTCGAGACGATCAAACGCTATATTTCCAGCGGGGACGTGTTTCAAGCGGTTTTATCGCAGCGGTTTGCCGTCCCGATTCGCGTCAGCGGATTTCAAGTATACCGGATGCTGCGCCATATTAATCCATCGCCGTATATGTTTTATTTTCGCCTCGATGATCTTGAAATTGTCGGCAGCTCTCCAGAAAAGCTCATTCAAGTGTATAACCGTCAAATGGAAATTCACCCGATCGCTGGAACGAGAAGGCGGGGACGGTCGACGGAAGAGGATGAGCGGCTTGCCGACGAGCTTTACCATGACCCAAAAGAACGAGCCGAACATTATATGCTCGTCGATTTAGCCCGCAACGATATCGGGAAAGTGGCCAAATACGGAACGGTTCGGACGCCTGTGTTAATGGAAATTGGCAAGTTTTCGCACGTCATGCATTTAATTTCGAAAGTAACAGGCGAACTAAAGGAAGAGGTGCATCCGATTGACGCCTTGCTTGCCGCGTTTCCGGCCGGGACGGTAAGCGGCGCGCCGAAAGTGAGAGCGATGCAAATTTTACAGGAGTTAGAGCCGACGGCGCGCAGTTTGTACGCCGGCACGATTGCTTATATCGGCTTTGACGGCAATATTGATTCGTGTATTGCGATTCGTACGGCGATTGTCAAAGACGGTTGCGCGTATGTGCAAGCCGGAGCGGGGATTGTCGCCGATTCGGTTCCCGAACTCGAATGGAAAGAAACGCGCAATAAGGCGAGCGCCTTAATGAAGGCGATTGAGCGTGCGGAACAATTATTTATGAGAGGGGAGAGCCTATATGTTGAAACAACTTCTTCATAA
- the aroH gene encoding chorismate mutase, with amino-acid sequence MIRGIRGAITVERNEAKEIVDATETLLREMIRANDVAASDVSFVLISVTDDITAAFPAQALRRLEGWTYVPVMCMREIPVPNSLPRCIRVMMTVHTTKKQEEISHVYLRDAMILRPDLSLTKKTEM; translated from the coding sequence ATGATCCGCGGCATTCGGGGAGCGATTACAGTGGAACGCAATGAAGCGAAAGAAATCGTTGACGCCACGGAAACGTTGCTGAGAGAAATGATTCGGGCTAATGACGTCGCAGCAAGCGACGTATCGTTTGTGCTTATTTCGGTGACCGATGATATTACCGCGGCCTTTCCGGCGCAAGCGCTCCGCCGTTTAGAAGGATGGACGTACGTTCCGGTCATGTGCATGCGGGAAATTCCGGTTCCAAATTCTCTGCCGCGCTGCATCCGGGTGATGATGACCGTTCATACGACGAAAAAACAAGAAGAAATCTCCCATGTTTATTTGCGGGATGCGATGATCTTGCGGCCGGATTTGTCGTTGACAAAAAAAACCGAAATGTAA
- the aroB gene encoding 3-dehydroquinate synthase produces the protein MKQLLIETKTKQYPLFLGEGIIHSLPKILRSLSFPAGTKLLIVTDQTLETLYVSQLQALLSDDYHVYTHVIPSGEGAKSFEQYYACQTAALEYGLDRHSLILAFGGGVVGDLAGFVAATYMRGIRYIQIPTTLLAHDSAVGGKVAINHPLGKNMIGAFHQPEAVVYDTAFLRSLPEKELRSGFAEVIKHALIRDRRFYEWLRQEIHTLCDLTGERLAHCIQKGIEIKASVVREDEKESGVRAHLNFGHTLGHALESELGYGTITHGDAVALGMLFAIFASERVYGRSFADHQFSAWLRTYGFPVSIPATVKLDRLLEKMKGDKKARAGMVRMVLLKDIGEVDIEALDDDTLSVLLREFAQTGGGRA, from the coding sequence ATGAAACAATTGCTTATTGAAACGAAAACAAAACAGTATCCGCTTTTTCTCGGGGAAGGAATTATCCATTCCCTGCCGAAAATTCTTCGTTCTTTATCTTTCCCTGCGGGAACGAAACTGCTGATTGTTACTGATCAAACGCTGGAGACGCTATATGTATCGCAGCTTCAGGCACTGCTTTCCGATGATTACCACGTATACACGCATGTCATTCCGAGCGGGGAAGGGGCAAAATCGTTTGAACAATATTACGCATGCCAAACGGCGGCACTTGAATATGGCCTCGACCGCCATTCCCTTATTCTTGCCTTTGGCGGCGGTGTGGTCGGCGACCTGGCCGGATTTGTCGCGGCCACTTATATGCGCGGCATTCGATATATACAAATCCCAACCACGTTGCTTGCGCATGACAGCGCGGTTGGCGGCAAAGTGGCGATCAACCATCCTCTCGGAAAAAATATGATCGGGGCGTTTCATCAGCCGGAAGCGGTTGTTTATGACACCGCCTTTTTGCGTTCCTTGCCCGAAAAAGAGCTGCGTTCGGGCTTTGCCGAAGTCATTAAGCATGCGCTGATCCGCGACCGCCGTTTTTACGAATGGCTGCGGCAGGAAATCCATACGCTTTGTGATTTAACAGGGGAGCGGCTTGCGCATTGCATTCAAAAAGGCATTGAAATCAAAGCAAGCGTCGTGCGCGAAGATGAGAAAGAGTCAGGGGTACGCGCCCATTTAAATTTCGGTCATACGCTTGGGCACGCGCTAGAAAGCGAACTTGGCTATGGAACAATCACCCATGGCGACGCCGTAGCGCTCGGAATGCTGTTTGCCATTTTTGCTAGCGAGAGGGTATATGGGCGCTCGTTTGCTGATCACCAGTTTTCCGCCTGGTTACGTACATACGGATTCCCTGTCTCCATTCCAGCAACGGTAAAGCTCGACCGCCTGCTCGAAAAAATGAAAGGCGATAAAAAAGCAAGGGCAGGGATGGTGCGCATGGTGCTGTTAAAAGATATTGGCGAAGTAGACATCGAAGCGCTCGACGACGATACCTTGTCCGTCCTGCTTCGTGAATTTGCCCAAACGGGAGGTGGGAGAGCATGA
- the aroC gene encoding chorismate synthase, with protein MRYLTAGESHGPQLTTILEGVPAGLPLLAEHINKELARRQKGYGRGRRMQIEKDEVKILSGVRHGKTLGSPITLVVENRDWKHWQSIMAIEPIDHEEEVKRKVTRPRPGHADLNGALKYGHRDMRNVLERSSARETTVRVAAGAVAKRILEELGIRVAGHVLEIGGVRVKRLHYQSLEELQEVTEASPVRCFDEEAAVKMMEAIDNAKKNGDSIGGIVEVIVEGVPAGVGSHVHYDRKLDAKIAAAIVSINAFKGVEFGIGFEAARLPGSEVHDEIIWSKEKGFTRRTNRAGGFEGGMTTGMPIVVRGVMKPIPTLYKPLQSVDIETKEPFAASIERSDSCAVPAASVVAEAVVAWEVAAAIVDQFGQDRMDLIKENVEKMRRYAREF; from the coding sequence ATGCGCTATTTGACAGCAGGGGAATCGCACGGACCGCAATTGACAACGATTCTGGAAGGAGTGCCAGCGGGCTTGCCGCTGCTTGCCGAACATATTAATAAAGAGCTGGCAAGACGGCAAAAAGGATACGGGCGCGGGCGGCGGATGCAAATCGAAAAAGACGAAGTGAAAATTTTAAGCGGCGTCCGCCATGGAAAAACGCTTGGTTCGCCGATTACGCTTGTGGTCGAAAACCGTGACTGGAAACATTGGCAAAGTATTATGGCCATTGAACCGATCGATCATGAGGAAGAAGTAAAGCGAAAAGTGACGCGTCCGCGTCCGGGACATGCCGATTTAAACGGCGCGTTAAAATACGGGCATCGCGATATGCGCAATGTGCTAGAACGTTCGTCAGCGCGCGAGACAACGGTGCGGGTTGCGGCCGGAGCGGTGGCGAAGCGGATTTTAGAGGAGCTTGGCATCCGCGTGGCCGGGCATGTGTTGGAAATCGGCGGGGTCCGCGTCAAGCGGCTTCATTATCAATCGCTCGAGGAACTGCAGGAAGTGACAGAAGCGTCACCAGTGCGCTGTTTTGATGAGGAAGCAGCCGTTAAAATGATGGAAGCGATCGACAACGCCAAGAAAAATGGCGACTCGATCGGCGGCATCGTCGAGGTGATTGTCGAAGGAGTGCCGGCAGGGGTAGGCAGCCATGTTCATTATGACCGCAAGCTCGATGCCAAAATTGCGGCGGCCATCGTCAGCATTAATGCCTTTAAAGGGGTGGAGTTTGGCATCGGCTTTGAAGCGGCGCGCCTCCCTGGAAGCGAAGTGCACGATGAGATTATTTGGAGCAAGGAAAAGGGGTTTACGCGCCGGACGAACCGCGCCGGCGGCTTTGAGGGTGGAATGACAACCGGCATGCCGATTGTCGTGCGCGGGGTGATGAAGCCGATTCCGACGTTGTACAAGCCGCTGCAAAGCGTAGACATTGAAACGAAGGAGCCGTTTGCGGCCAGCATCGAGCGCTCGGACAGCTGCGCCGTGCCGGCGGCCAGCGTCGTGGCTGAAGCGGTGGTGGCCTGGGAAGTGGCAGCCGCCATCGTCGATCAATTTGGCCAAGACCGCATGGACCTCATTAAGGAAAACGTTGAAAAAATGCGCCGTTATGCAAGGGAGTTTTAA
- a CDS encoding CheR family methyltransferase — protein sequence MNDYQQFIANIKRKTGIDLALYKEAQMKRRLTSLYEKKGLKNFQEFFAALETDEALFHEFLDRITINVSEFYRNAKRWEVLERKILPKLLAQNRRLKIWSAACSTGEEPYTLAMILSKFVPLTDVTILATDIDENAIARAQIGLYTERSMQEVPEEMKKKFFTKEGMYYKIDEKIKKAVTFKKHNLLADPFGRFFDLIVCRNVLIYFTEEAKQKLYHRFNEALRPGGILFVGSTEQIFNPALYGFEIEDTFFYRKK from the coding sequence ATGAATGACTATCAGCAATTTATCGCAAACATCAAGCGAAAAACGGGCATTGACCTGGCTTTGTATAAAGAAGCGCAAATGAAAAGACGGCTGACGTCGCTTTATGAAAAAAAAGGGCTGAAAAACTTTCAGGAATTTTTCGCGGCGCTCGAAACGGATGAAGCGCTGTTTCATGAGTTTTTGGACCGAATCACAATTAATGTTTCCGAATTTTATCGAAATGCGAAACGGTGGGAAGTGCTAGAGAGAAAAATTTTGCCGAAATTGCTCGCGCAAAACCGCCGTTTAAAAATATGGAGCGCCGCTTGTTCTACCGGTGAAGAGCCGTATACGCTGGCAATGATATTATCGAAATTTGTACCGTTAACGGATGTCACGATTCTTGCCACCGATATTGACGAAAACGCCATTGCCCGCGCGCAAATCGGGCTGTATACGGAGCGCTCCATGCAGGAAGTTCCGGAAGAAATGAAAAAAAAGTTTTTTACGAAAGAAGGAATGTATTATAAAATAGACGAAAAGATAAAAAAAGCAGTAACGTTTAAAAAACATAATTTGCTTGCCGATCCGTTCGGGCGTTTCTTTGATTTAATCGTGTGCCGTAACGTGCTCATTTACTTTACGGAAGAGGCAAAACAAAAGCTTTATCATCGATTTAACGAAGCGCTGCGGCCAGGCGGGATTTTGTTTGTCGGAAGCACGGAACAAATTTTCAATCCGGCTTTGTACGGGTTCGAAATAGAAGATACGTTTTTTTATCGTAAAAAATGA
- the ndk gene encoding nucleoside-diphosphate kinase, which produces MVERTFIMVKPDGVQRNLIGEIVSRFEKKGFQLVGAKLMQVSRELAEQHYAEHKERPFFGELVDFITSGPVFAMVWEGENVIATARQMMGKTNPQEAAPGTIRGDYGLTVGKNVIHGSDSPQSAEREINLFFKEEELVNYSKLINQWLY; this is translated from the coding sequence ATGGTGGAAAGAACGTTTATCATGGTCAAGCCTGACGGGGTTCAGCGCAATTTAATCGGCGAGATTGTTTCCCGCTTTGAGAAAAAAGGATTCCAGCTTGTCGGGGCAAAATTGATGCAAGTATCGCGCGAATTAGCAGAACAGCACTACGCGGAGCATAAAGAACGCCCGTTTTTCGGGGAATTAGTTGATTTCATTACATCCGGCCCGGTGTTCGCCATGGTGTGGGAAGGCGAAAACGTCATTGCGACCGCACGGCAAATGATGGGAAAAACCAATCCACAAGAAGCGGCGCCTGGCACGATTCGCGGCGACTATGGATTGACGGTTGGCAAAAATGTAATTCACGGTTCCGATTCGCCACAAAGCGCAGAACGGGAAATCAATCTCTTTTTCAAAGAAGAAGAGCTTGTCAATTATTCGAAGTTGATTAATCAATGGCTATACTAA
- the hepT gene encoding heptaprenyl diphosphate synthase component II, translating to MKLKAMYSFLNTDLRAVEKELEKTIQSEYAQLSEAALHLLQAGGKRIRPVFVLLAAKFGDYDIERVKHVAVALELIHMASLVHDDVIDDAELRRGRQTIKAKWSNRFAMYAGDYMFARSLERITRLDNPLAHQVLANTIVEVCRGEIEQIKDKYRFDQNLRCYLRRIKRKTALLIAASCQLGAIAANAPKEVAERLYLFGYYVGMSFQITDDILDFTGTEAQLGKPAGSDLLQGNVTLPVLFAMENERLKTKIATVVHPETTPDEMKEIIALIKQTDAIKKSYELSDRYLQKALRVLETLPNNKARSTLYDIAKYIGKRDF from the coding sequence ATGAAGTTAAAGGCGATGTATTCGTTTTTGAATACAGATTTACGTGCAGTGGAAAAAGAGCTAGAAAAAACAATCCAGTCCGAGTATGCGCAACTTAGCGAGGCGGCGCTGCATTTATTGCAGGCGGGCGGAAAGCGGATCCGTCCCGTTTTTGTATTGCTTGCCGCAAAGTTTGGCGATTATGATATTGAGCGCGTTAAGCATGTGGCTGTGGCGTTAGAGCTCATTCACATGGCTTCCCTTGTGCATGATGATGTGATTGATGATGCCGAACTGCGCCGGGGCAGACAGACGATTAAAGCCAAATGGAGCAACCGTTTTGCCATGTATGCCGGCGACTATATGTTCGCCCGATCCCTCGAGCGGATAACACGTCTTGACAACCCGCTTGCCCATCAAGTGTTAGCGAATACGATTGTCGAAGTGTGCAGAGGCGAAATTGAGCAAATTAAAGATAAATATCGGTTCGATCAAAACCTTCGTTGCTACTTGCGGCGCATTAAACGAAAAACCGCGCTGCTGATTGCCGCTAGCTGCCAGCTTGGCGCGATTGCGGCGAACGCGCCGAAAGAGGTGGCGGAGCGCCTCTACTTATTCGGGTATTATGTTGGCATGTCGTTTCAAATCACCGATGATATTCTTGATTTTACCGGTACGGAAGCGCAGCTTGGCAAACCGGCAGGAAGCGATTTATTGCAAGGAAATGTAACACTGCCGGTCTTGTTTGCGATGGAAAACGAACGGCTTAAAACAAAGATTGCAACGGTCGTGCACCCGGAAACAACACCAGATGAAATGAAAGAAATCATTGCCCTCATTAAACAAACCGATGCGATTAAAAAATCATATGAGCTGAGCGACCGCTATTTGCAAAAAGCGCTGCGCGTGCTAGAAACGCTGCCGAACAATAAAGCGCGTTCGACATTATATGATATAGCGAAGTACATTGGAAAAAGGGATTTTTAG
- the menG gene encoding demethylmenaquinone methyltransferase, producing MQQSKEERVHHVFEKIYQHYDRMNSVISFRRHLKWREDTMKRMNVQKGKKALDVCCGTADWTIALAEAVGPSGEVYGLDFSQNMLKVGEQKVKERQLTNVKLIHGNAMNLPFSDNTFDYVTIGFGLRNVPDYMTVLKEMYRVAKPGGMVVCLETSQPTLIGFRQLYYFYFRFIMPLFGKLLAKSYEEYSWLQESARDFPGRDELAQMFREAGFVDIEVKPYTFGVAAMHLGYKR from the coding sequence ATGCAGCAATCGAAAGAAGAACGAGTTCACCATGTGTTTGAAAAAATTTATCAACATTATGACCGCATGAATTCGGTCATTAGCTTCCGGCGCCATCTTAAATGGCGGGAAGATACAATGAAGCGGATGAATGTACAAAAAGGAAAAAAGGCGCTCGATGTTTGCTGCGGCACGGCTGATTGGACGATTGCGCTCGCTGAAGCGGTCGGACCAAGCGGGGAAGTATATGGACTTGATTTCAGTCAAAACATGTTAAAAGTAGGAGAACAAAAAGTAAAAGAGCGGCAGCTGACGAATGTAAAGCTCATTCACGGCAATGCGATGAATTTGCCGTTTTCTGATAATACGTTTGACTATGTGACGATCGGCTTTGGATTGCGCAACGTGCCTGATTATATGACGGTGCTAAAAGAAATGTACCGTGTCGCAAAGCCGGGCGGAATGGTCGTTTGTCTCGAAACATCTCAACCAACGTTAATCGGTTTTCGTCAGTTATATTATTTTTACTTTCGTTTTATTATGCCTTTATTTGGAAAATTATTGGCGAAAAGTTATGAAGAATACTCGTGGCTTCAAGAATCGGCGCGCGATTTTCCAGGAAGAGACGAACTGGCGCAAATGTTTCGCGAAGCTGGTTTTGTCGATATCGAAGTGAAACCGTACACCTTTGGCGTTGCTGCGATGCACTTAGGTTATAAACGATAA
- a CDS encoding heptaprenyl diphosphate synthase component 1: MILKHIMKKIALLKEQIERFLHHSYLFEHIPARQIDEDRILLSLSVLEDAAIAPEKVNHYIIPMMLVQIALDTHDEVTNSVSEHDDLKTRQLVVLAGDLYSGLYYDYLAKLNEIPLIRLFAEAIRDINEHKVRLYQKDIERIETLFDSVGTIESALICKMAAHFSTPVWVKFSYYYLLLRRLITEKEMFVRSGSSALFEQMGNILFPKSKMVTKEQKQYLLHICNRYIDHCKEALLNAKLQVNEMLQIRISELTGGFSTIAKKTVEEG; the protein is encoded by the coding sequence ATGATTTTGAAACATATCATGAAAAAAATCGCGTTGTTAAAAGAGCAAATTGAACGCTTTCTTCACCATTCTTATTTGTTCGAGCATATACCAGCGAGACAAATTGATGAAGACCGCATTTTGTTGTCTTTATCCGTGTTGGAAGACGCGGCCATTGCTCCAGAAAAAGTCAATCACTATATTATTCCGATGATGCTTGTGCAAATCGCCCTTGATACCCACGATGAAGTAACGAATTCTGTTTCTGAACACGATGATTTAAAAACGAGGCAATTAGTTGTCCTTGCCGGCGATCTATATAGTGGTTTATATTACGATTATTTAGCGAAGTTGAATGAAATACCGCTCATTCGCCTCTTTGCGGAGGCGATTCGCGACATCAACGAGCATAAAGTCCGATTGTATCAAAAAGACATTGAGCGGATCGAAACGTTATTTGACAGCGTCGGAACGATTGAATCCGCATTAATTTGCAAAATGGCCGCCCATTTTTCCACTCCTGTATGGGTGAAGTTTTCCTATTATTATTTGCTGCTAAGGCGTTTAATCACGGAAAAGGAAATGTTCGTCCGCTCCGGTTCTTCCGCGTTGTTTGAACAAATGGGAAATATTCTCTTTCCAAAGTCCAAAATGGTAACGAAAGAGCAGAAGCAATATTTGCTTCATATTTGCAATCGATATATCGATCATTGCAAAGAAGCGTTGCTGAACGCAAAATTACAAGTCAATGAGATGTTGCAAATCCGCATTTCTGAACTGACTGGCGGTTTTTCAACCATCGCGAAAAAGACGGTGGAAGAAGGGTAG
- the mtrB gene encoding trp RNA-binding attenuation protein MtrB — MYVNSDYVVIKALEDGVNVIGLTRGADTRFHHSEKLDKGEVLIAQFTEHTSAIKVRGKAYIQTRHGEIESEGKK; from the coding sequence ATGTACGTAAACAGCGATTATGTGGTCATTAAAGCGCTAGAGGACGGAGTGAATGTCATCGGATTAACAAGAGGGGCGGATACACGCTTTCATCATTCGGAAAAGCTCGATAAGGGCGAAGTGTTGATCGCCCAATTTACGGAGCATACATCGGCGATTAAAGTAAGAGGAAAGGCGTATATTCAAACAAGACATGGTGAAATTGAGTCGGAAGGGAAAAAGTAA
- the folE gene encoding GTP cyclohydrolase I FolE, with translation MSHVNYEQIEYAVRLILEAIGEDPNREGLVDTPKRVAKMYAEVFAGLHEDPKEHFQTVFSEDHEELVLVKDIPFYSMCEHHLVPFFGVAHVAYIPREGKVTGLSKLARAVEAVARRPQLQERITATVADSIVEALDPHGVMVVVEAEHMCMTMRGVKKPGAKTVTTAVRGVFETDPNARAEVLSLIKA, from the coding sequence ATGTCACATGTGAATTATGAACAAATCGAATATGCCGTTCGGTTAATTTTAGAAGCGATTGGCGAAGATCCAAATCGCGAAGGATTGGTCGACACGCCAAAGCGGGTCGCGAAGATGTATGCCGAAGTATTTGCTGGATTGCATGAAGATCCGAAAGAACATTTTCAGACGGTGTTTAGTGAAGACCATGAAGAGCTTGTGCTTGTGAAAGATATCCCGTTTTATTCGATGTGTGAGCATCATTTAGTCCCATTTTTCGGCGTTGCCCATGTCGCCTACATTCCTCGTGAAGGGAAAGTGACAGGATTAAGCAAGCTGGCTCGGGCAGTCGAGGCGGTGGCGCGTCGTCCGCAATTGCAAGAACGCATTACGGCGACAGTAGCCGATTCGATTGTGGAAGCGCTTGACCCCCACGGCGTCATGGTCGTTGTGGAAGCAGAACATATGTGTATGACGATGCGCGGCGTAAAAAAACCGGGAGCCAAAACAGTGACAACGGCGGTGCGCGGCGTGTTTGAGACCGATCCAAACGCCCGGGCAGAAGTATTGTCCCTCATAAAAGCATAA
- a CDS encoding HU family DNA-binding protein — MNKTELINAVAETSGLSKKDATKAVDAVFESITEALRKGDKVQLIGFGNFEVRERAARKGRNPQTGEEMEIPASKVPAFKPGKALKDAVK; from the coding sequence ATGAATAAGACAGAATTAATTAACGCAGTTGCCGAAACTAGCGGTCTTTCTAAAAAAGATGCAACGAAAGCGGTAGACGCTGTATTTGAATCAATCACAGAAGCGCTAAGAAAAGGTGATAAGGTACAATTAATCGGCTTCGGGAACTTTGAAGTGCGCGAGCGCGCGGCTCGTAAAGGGCGCAACCCGCAAACAGGAGAGGAAATGGAAATCCCTGCGAGCAAAGTTCCTGCATTCAAACCAGGCAAAGCTCTTAAAGATGCTGTAAAATAA